One Nocardia iowensis DNA window includes the following coding sequences:
- a CDS encoding DUF6928 family protein produces MLSKASSLWYVDAPDPLTVLRANHDPDPDAALALAKQLYSDRDVLPIMVGTLAGCAGPDLDEVYIGCYPGVTVVCSAQAARIHPTELPELLVRPLASEHTYLVSFDTAHGWGAFAHWERGEFRRAFSSSRVNILEDEGLPLVWERPYWAGEHPVRWQAGELPDPQTLPFDPPDFADAANNEWLGFHYRAPAAEGALVPGDVAVCGFTLYPKGQAPDPATLIPPEHEPDGARPKRGLFGWLRGHDRVS; encoded by the coding sequence ATGCTATCGAAAGCTTCGTCCCTCTGGTATGTCGACGCACCCGATCCGTTGACGGTACTGCGGGCCAATCATGATCCGGATCCCGATGCCGCACTGGCGCTTGCGAAGCAGCTGTACAGCGACCGAGACGTGCTGCCGATCATGGTCGGCACCCTGGCCGGCTGTGCCGGTCCCGACCTCGACGAGGTCTACATCGGTTGCTACCCGGGCGTGACAGTGGTGTGTTCGGCGCAGGCCGCCCGCATTCACCCGACCGAGCTCCCCGAATTGCTGGTCCGTCCGCTCGCCTCCGAGCACACCTACCTGGTGTCGTTCGACACCGCGCACGGCTGGGGCGCGTTCGCCCATTGGGAGCGCGGCGAATTCCGCAGGGCATTCAGTTCCAGCCGGGTGAACATCTTGGAGGACGAGGGTCTGCCGCTGGTGTGGGAACGCCCGTACTGGGCGGGCGAACATCCGGTGCGCTGGCAGGCCGGGGAACTGCCCGACCCGCAGACGCTGCCGTTCGACCCGCCCGATTTCGCCGACGCCGCGAACAACGAATGGCTCGGCTTTCACTACCGCGCCCCGGCCGCAGAGGGCGCGCTGGTACCCGGTGATGTCGCGGTGTGCGGGTTCACGCTGTATCCGAAAGGCCAAGCGCCCGACCCGGCCACCCTCATCCCACCGGAGCACGAGCCGGACGGTGCTCGGCCCAAACGGGGCCTGTTCGGGTGGCTGCGCGGTCACGACCGTGTCTCCTGA
- a CDS encoding citrate synthase 2: MTTSPAAPTGQTAVPSDFVSGLEGVVAFTTDIAEPDKDGGALRYRGVDIEHLVEGQVTFGDVWALLVDGEFGRGLPPAEPFPLPVHTGDVRVDVQAGLAMLAPIWGYQPLLDIDDETARDNLARASVMALSYVAQSARGIYQPAVPQKKIDECSTVTERFMTRWKGDPDPKHTEAIDAYWVSAAEHGMNASTFTARVIASTGADVAASLSGAIGAMSGPLHGGAPARVLPMIEEVEKTGDARALVKGILDRKEKLMGFGHRVYRAEDPRARVLRATAQRLAAPRYEVAAALEQAALAELRERRPDRAIETNVEFWAAVILDFAEVPAHMMPAMFTCGRTAGWCAHILEQKQLGKLVRPAAIYTGPAPRRPEEVAGWASVAHA, encoded by the coding sequence ATGACTACCAGCCCCGCGGCGCCCACTGGGCAGACCGCCGTACCCAGCGATTTCGTCAGCGGCCTGGAGGGCGTGGTGGCTTTCACCACCGATATCGCCGAACCCGACAAGGATGGCGGCGCGCTGCGCTACCGCGGCGTCGATATCGAGCACCTGGTCGAGGGCCAGGTGACCTTCGGCGATGTGTGGGCGCTGCTGGTGGACGGCGAGTTCGGTCGCGGCCTGCCGCCCGCCGAGCCCTTCCCGCTGCCCGTGCACACCGGTGACGTGCGCGTCGACGTGCAGGCGGGGCTGGCGATGCTCGCCCCGATCTGGGGTTACCAGCCGCTGCTGGACATCGACGACGAGACCGCGCGGGACAACCTGGCGCGTGCCTCGGTGATGGCGCTGTCCTATGTCGCGCAGTCCGCACGCGGCATCTACCAGCCCGCGGTCCCGCAGAAGAAGATCGACGAGTGCTCCACGGTCACCGAGCGGTTCATGACCCGCTGGAAGGGCGACCCGGACCCGAAGCACACCGAGGCGATCGACGCCTACTGGGTATCGGCCGCCGAGCACGGCATGAACGCCTCCACCTTCACCGCGCGGGTGATCGCCTCCACCGGCGCCGACGTCGCCGCCTCGCTGTCCGGCGCGATCGGCGCGATGTCCGGTCCGCTGCACGGTGGTGCGCCCGCCCGGGTGCTGCCGATGATCGAAGAGGTGGAAAAGACCGGCGACGCGCGGGCTTTGGTCAAGGGCATCCTGGACCGCAAGGAAAAGCTGATGGGCTTCGGGCACCGGGTGTACCGGGCCGAGGACCCGCGCGCCCGCGTGTTGCGCGCCACCGCCCAGCGGCTCGCCGCCCCGCGCTACGAGGTGGCCGCCGCGCTGGAGCAGGCCGCGCTGGCCGAGCTGCGCGAGCGTCGTCCGGACCGCGCCATCGAGACCAACGTCGAGTTCTGGGCCGCGGTGATCCTCGACTTCGCCGAGGTGCCCGCGCACATGATGCCCGCCATGTTCACCTGTGGCCGCACCGCCGGTTGGTGTGCGCACATCCTCGAGCAGAAGCAACTCGGCAAGCTGGTTCGCCCGGCCGCCATCTACACCGGACCGGCGCCGCGCCGACCGGAGGAAGTCGCGGGCTGGGCCAGCGTCGCCCACGCGTAA
- a CDS encoding polysaccharide deacetylase family protein translates to MLEKRVSRRQVFGIGAALAAGFAATGCGTTQRTVATDQPSSTTTAAASATGDPVMVSQAAPPPPPDNSPAAVVARHAAEQPQRWGTEMPGIISTFAATGKQLALTFDACGGPGNNDIDESLVNFLITQQIPATLFLNKRWIDANPARAAQLGANPLFELANHGVAHKPLSVTGRAAYGIAGTGSAQEAADEVWANHERLTELLGRPPRFFRAGTAHYDDVAVAIVNELGETPVGFSINADYGATASAAKVRSAMNAAAPGAISLAHMHRPQAGTGAGMIAVLPTLRAMGFTFVHL, encoded by the coding sequence ATGCTGGAAAAACGAGTGTCGCGTCGGCAGGTGTTCGGCATCGGCGCCGCGCTGGCCGCCGGGTTCGCCGCCACCGGATGCGGCACCACGCAGCGCACTGTCGCGACCGACCAACCGAGTTCGACGACGACCGCTGCGGCCTCGGCCACCGGCGATCCCGTCATGGTTTCCCAGGCCGCGCCACCGCCACCGCCGGACAACTCCCCTGCCGCGGTGGTCGCCAGGCACGCGGCCGAACAACCGCAGCGGTGGGGCACGGAGATGCCCGGCATCATCAGCACTTTCGCGGCCACCGGCAAGCAGCTGGCACTGACCTTCGACGCGTGCGGCGGGCCGGGCAACAACGACATCGACGAGTCGCTGGTGAATTTCCTGATCACCCAGCAGATTCCGGCCACCTTGTTCCTGAACAAGCGCTGGATCGACGCCAACCCGGCACGGGCCGCCCAACTCGGCGCGAACCCGCTGTTCGAGCTGGCCAATCACGGTGTGGCGCACAAGCCGCTGTCGGTGACCGGCCGCGCCGCCTACGGCATCGCGGGAACCGGCTCGGCACAGGAAGCGGCGGACGAGGTCTGGGCCAACCATGAGCGGCTGACCGAACTGCTCGGCAGGCCGCCCCGCTTCTTCCGGGCTGGCACGGCGCACTACGACGATGTCGCGGTCGCCATCGTCAACGAATTGGGGGAAACCCCGGTCGGTTTCAGCATCAACGCCGATTACGGCGCGACCGCCAGCGCCGCCAAGGTGCGATCCGCGATGAACGCCGCCGCGCCGGGGGCGATTTCGCTCGCCCACATGCATCGCCCACAAGCGGGCACCGGCGCGGGCATGATCGCCGTTCTGCCTACCCTGCGCGCCATGGGCTTCACCTTCGTCCACCTCTGA
- a CDS encoding DUF2537 domain-containing protein, which translates to MSCSPHHDPTPWGAGITVASMVALLVAVAVFAFGRALAEVHPLVAVAVNLVAAGGAAPTAWRMRWAPVTRWVVGGSATGVLLGWLALLMTGLAG; encoded by the coding sequence ATGAGTTGTTCGCCCCATCATGATCCGACCCCGTGGGGCGCGGGCATCACCGTCGCGAGCATGGTCGCGCTGCTGGTCGCGGTCGCGGTATTCGCCTTCGGCCGCGCGCTCGCCGAGGTGCATCCGCTGGTCGCGGTGGCGGTGAACCTGGTCGCGGCGGGCGGTGCCGCGCCGACCGCCTGGCGGATGCGGTGGGCGCCGGTGACCAGATGGGTGGTCGGCGGTAGCGCGACAGGCGTGCTGCTCGGCTGGCTGGCGCTGCTGATGACCGGTCTGGCAGGTTGA
- the pdxH gene encoding pyridoxamine 5'-phosphate oxidase — protein sequence MRDLDNSPGGQETADSMPLSDLAGMRAEYGGAPFGSGEDVDLDETWLAGGWEPLLRHWIEQATAVGVAEPNAMVLATVSLADGTPRPVARTVLCKGLSPEGVTFYTNYDSDKGRQLAAVPFAAATFVWPALGRQVHVRGAIERVPAETTAVYWRSRPRDSQLGAWASRQSAPIGSRAELDRTMAETIARFDDVDEIPVPPHWGGFLLRPDEVEFWQGRRGRLHNRIRVLIADGAMKVQRLQP from the coding sequence ATGCGTGACCTGGACAATTCACCCGGCGGCCAGGAAACGGCCGACTCCATGCCGCTCAGCGACCTCGCGGGCATGCGCGCCGAGTACGGCGGTGCCCCCTTCGGTAGTGGCGAAGACGTCGATCTGGACGAAACCTGGCTGGCCGGCGGCTGGGAGCCGTTGCTGCGCCACTGGATCGAGCAGGCGACCGCGGTCGGTGTCGCGGAGCCGAACGCGATGGTGCTGGCCACCGTGTCACTGGCCGACGGCACGCCGAGACCGGTCGCCAGGACCGTCCTGTGTAAAGGTCTTTCCCCCGAGGGTGTGACTTTCTACACGAACTACGACTCGGACAAGGGCCGCCAGCTCGCGGCGGTGCCGTTCGCCGCCGCCACCTTCGTCTGGCCCGCGCTCGGCAGGCAGGTGCATGTGCGCGGCGCGATCGAGCGGGTCCCCGCCGAGACCACCGCGGTCTACTGGCGCTCCCGCCCGCGTGACTCGCAGCTCGGTGCCTGGGCTTCGAGGCAGTCCGCGCCGATCGGGTCGCGTGCCGAGTTGGACCGCACGATGGCCGAGACGATCGCGCGCTTCGACGATGTCGACGAGATTCCGGTGCCGCCGCACTGGGGTGGTTTCCTGTTGCGCCCCGACGAGGTGGAGTTCTGGCAGGGCCGCCGCGGCAGACTGCACAACCGGATTCGGGTGCTCATCGCCGACGGTGCGATGAAGGTGCAGCGACTACAGCCCTGA
- a CDS encoding FKBP-type peptidyl-prolyl cis-trans isomerase: MTKPEIEFQGGPAPAELVIKDIIEGEGKEAVPGGNVEVHYVGVEFDSGEEFDSSWNRGESINFPLRGLIQGWQDGIPGMKVGGRRQLTIPPELAYGPTGAGHPLAGKTLVFVIDLLDAS; this comes from the coding sequence ATGACCAAGCCGGAGATCGAGTTCCAGGGCGGCCCCGCGCCCGCCGAGCTGGTGATCAAGGACATCATCGAAGGCGAAGGCAAGGAAGCCGTGCCCGGCGGCAACGTCGAGGTGCACTACGTCGGCGTGGAGTTCGACTCCGGTGAAGAATTCGACTCCTCCTGGAACCGCGGCGAATCCATCAACTTCCCGCTGCGCGGCCTGATCCAGGGCTGGCAGGACGGCATCCCCGGCATGAAGGTCGGCGGCCGCCGTCAGCTCACCATCCCGCCGGAGCTGGCCTACGGTCCGACCGGTGCGGGGCACCCACTGGCGGGCAAGACGCTGGTCTTCGTCATCGACCTGCTGGACGCCAGCTGA
- a CDS encoding TrmH family RNA methyltransferase, whose amino-acid sequence MAEVIDIDDPADPRVDDFRDLKSADRRPDLPGRKGLVIAEGVVVVQRMLDSRFAPTALLGVEKRRLELADELAEVEVPYYRASAEVMAEVVGFHLNRGVLAVAPRPTPLTLDEVLEPARTVAVLEGVNDHENLGSMFRNAAGLGAAAILFGDRCADPLYRRAVRVSMGHVLRVPFASVPDWPEGLDILRRKGFQIIALTPNPAAVRLATAMTGERVALLLGAEGPGLSEDAMRATDVRARIPMSPGTDSLNVATAAAMAFYERVRT is encoded by the coding sequence GTGGCCGAAGTGATCGATATCGACGACCCCGCCGATCCGCGGGTCGATGACTTCCGCGACCTCAAGTCCGCCGACCGCCGACCCGATCTGCCGGGACGCAAGGGACTGGTGATCGCCGAGGGCGTGGTGGTCGTGCAGCGGATGCTTGACTCCCGGTTCGCGCCGACGGCATTGCTCGGCGTGGAGAAACGTCGGTTGGAGCTGGCGGACGAGCTGGCCGAGGTCGAGGTGCCGTACTACCGCGCGTCCGCCGAGGTGATGGCGGAGGTGGTCGGATTTCACCTCAACCGCGGCGTGCTCGCGGTGGCGCCGCGGCCCACGCCGCTCACCCTGGACGAGGTGCTCGAACCGGCCAGGACGGTGGCCGTGCTGGAGGGCGTCAACGATCACGAGAACCTCGGTTCGATGTTCCGCAATGCGGCGGGGCTGGGGGCGGCGGCGATCCTGTTCGGGGATCGGTGCGCCGACCCGCTGTACCGCCGGGCGGTGCGGGTGTCGATGGGCCACGTGCTGCGGGTGCCGTTCGCTTCGGTACCCGATTGGCCGGAAGGTCTGGATATACTGCGGCGCAAGGGGTTCCAGATCATCGCGCTCACGCCGAACCCGGCGGCGGTGCGGCTGGCCACGGCGATGACGGGGGAGCGGGTGGCGCTATTGCTCGGCGCCGAAGGACCGGGGTTGAGTGAGGACGCGATGCGAGCCACCGATGTGCGGGCGCGCATTCCGATGTCGCCGGGCACCGACTCGCTCAATGTGGCCACCGCGGCCGCGATGGCGTTCTACGAGCGGGTGCGGACATGA
- a CDS encoding citrate synthase: MPAENIINVDEDAKPVLSYPGGEFPMTVAKAAEGNDGIELGKLLASTGYVTYDPGFMNTAPTKSAITYIDGEAGILRYRGYPIDQLAESSTFIEVSYLLIYGELPSQTQLEDFTDRIRRHTLLHEDLKRFFDGFPRNAHPMPVLSSAVNALSAYYQDSLDPRDPEQVELSTIRLLAKLPTIAAYSYKKSVGQPFLYPDNSLSLVENFLRMTFGFPAEPYEVDPEVAAALDMLLILHADHEQNCSTSTVRLVGSSDANLFTSVSGGINALWGPLHGGANQAVLEMLDGIKANGGDVKEFIRKVKNKEDGVKLMGFGHRVYRNYDPRASIAKKHADAILSKLGGDDQLFDIAKALEEAALTDDYFIERRLYPNVDFYTGVIYRAMGFPTRMFTVLFAMGRLPGWIAHWREMHSEPLKIGRPRQIYTGYGARDYREITNR, encoded by the coding sequence GTGCCCGCTGAGAACATCATCAACGTCGACGAAGACGCCAAGCCGGTCCTTTCCTATCCCGGCGGGGAATTCCCGATGACGGTCGCCAAAGCCGCCGAGGGCAACGACGGAATCGAGCTGGGAAAGCTGCTGGCCAGCACCGGGTACGTCACCTACGACCCGGGCTTCATGAACACCGCCCCGACCAAGTCGGCGATCACCTACATCGACGGTGAAGCGGGCATCCTGCGCTACCGCGGCTACCCGATCGACCAGCTGGCCGAGTCCTCGACCTTCATCGAGGTCAGCTACCTGCTGATCTACGGCGAGCTGCCCTCGCAGACCCAGCTGGAAGACTTCACCGACCGGATCCGCAGGCACACCCTGCTGCACGAGGACCTGAAGCGATTCTTCGACGGCTTCCCGCGCAACGCACACCCGATGCCGGTGCTCTCCTCCGCGGTGAACGCGCTGTCGGCCTACTACCAGGACTCGCTGGACCCGCGCGACCCCGAACAGGTCGAGCTGTCCACCATCCGACTACTGGCCAAGCTGCCCACCATCGCGGCCTACTCGTACAAGAAGTCGGTCGGCCAGCCGTTCCTCTACCCGGACAACTCGCTGAGCCTGGTGGAGAACTTCCTGCGGATGACCTTCGGGTTCCCGGCCGAGCCGTATGAGGTCGACCCCGAGGTCGCCGCGGCGCTCGACATGCTGCTGATCCTGCACGCCGACCACGAGCAGAACTGCTCCACCTCGACGGTCCGGCTGGTCGGCTCCTCCGACGCCAACCTGTTCACTTCGGTATCCGGCGGCATCAACGCCCTGTGGGGCCCGCTGCACGGCGGCGCGAACCAGGCCGTGCTGGAGATGCTCGACGGCATCAAGGCCAACGGCGGCGACGTCAAGGAATTCATCCGCAAGGTCAAGAACAAGGAAGACGGCGTGAAGCTCATGGGCTTCGGGCACCGCGTCTATCGCAACTACGACCCGCGCGCCTCGATCGCCAAGAAGCACGCCGACGCGATCCTCAGCAAGCTCGGCGGCGACGACCAGCTGTTCGATATCGCCAAGGCGCTCGAAGAGGCCGCACTCACCGACGACTACTTCATCGAGCGGCGCCTGTACCCGAACGTCGACTTCTACACCGGCGTCATCTACCGGGCCATGGGCTTCCCCACTCGCATGTTCACCGTGCTGTTCGCCATGGGCCGACTGCCGGGCTGGATCGCGCACTGGCGCGAAATGCACAGCGAGCCACTGAAGATCGGCCGCCCGCGGCAGATCTACACCGGCTACGGCGCCCGCGACTACCGCGAGATCACCAACCGTTAG
- a CDS encoding MFS transporter, producing the protein MRVLADTAPLRHRDFRRLWTSGIVTMIGAQLSIVAVPQQIFQLTGSSGYVGLAGLFGLVPLIVFGLWGGALADVMDRRKLMLITNAGTGLTAVAFWAQAAAGVDNVWVVLGLFAAQQAFYAVNQPTRSAAIPRLLPEDQLAAANSLSMTVMQFGAIAGPVLAGVLIPVVGLATLYLIDAIALLATVWAVWRLPALPPTGTARKAGFRTVLDGFGYLATQRVLLASFAVDVIAMVFGMPRALFPQIAHETFGDPATGGVALGLLFASMSAGAVLGGVFSGWIPRIRRQGLAVIVCIVLWGFAMVGFGAAVGFTGHGLGLGVGLWLALLCSAFGGAVDMISAALRMTMLQQVATDEMRGRLQGVFIVVVAGGPRIGDVAHGFAAASLGTAVAAAGGGGLVVIGVVIAAVAFPAFVRYRVGRAHAEIVAR; encoded by the coding sequence GTGAGAGTGCTCGCCGACACCGCACCACTGCGACATCGCGACTTCCGGCGCCTGTGGACCTCGGGCATCGTCACCATGATCGGTGCGCAGCTGTCCATCGTCGCGGTGCCGCAGCAGATCTTCCAGCTCACCGGCAGCTCCGGATATGTCGGTCTGGCAGGTCTTTTCGGCCTGGTGCCGCTGATCGTGTTCGGGTTGTGGGGCGGCGCGCTCGCGGATGTGATGGACCGGCGCAAGCTCATGCTCATCACCAATGCGGGCACCGGCCTCACCGCGGTGGCGTTCTGGGCGCAGGCCGCCGCGGGCGTGGACAACGTGTGGGTGGTGCTCGGTCTGTTCGCGGCACAGCAGGCGTTCTACGCGGTGAACCAGCCGACGCGCAGCGCGGCCATCCCGCGCCTGCTGCCGGAAGACCAACTCGCCGCGGCCAATTCGCTCAGCATGACGGTGATGCAGTTCGGCGCCATCGCCGGGCCGGTGCTGGCGGGCGTGCTGATTCCGGTGGTCGGACTGGCCACCCTCTATCTGATCGACGCCATCGCGCTGCTCGCCACGGTGTGGGCGGTGTGGCGGCTGCCCGCGTTGCCGCCGACCGGGACCGCGCGCAAGGCCGGATTCCGCACGGTGCTCGACGGTTTCGGCTATCTGGCGACGCAGCGGGTGTTGCTCGCCTCGTTCGCGGTGGACGTGATCGCGATGGTGTTCGGCATGCCGCGGGCGCTGTTCCCGCAGATCGCGCACGAGACCTTCGGCGATCCGGCCACCGGCGGTGTCGCGCTCGGTCTGCTGTTCGCGTCCATGTCGGCGGGTGCGGTGCTCGGCGGGGTGTTCTCCGGCTGGATCCCGCGGATCCGGCGTCAGGGCCTGGCTGTGATCGTCTGCATTGTGCTGTGGGGTTTTGCGATGGTCGGCTTCGGCGCGGCCGTCGGATTCACCGGTCACGGTCTCGGCCTCGGCGTCGGGCTGTGGCTCGCGCTGCTCTGCTCGGCCTTCGGCGGCGCGGTGGACATGATCTCGGCCGCGCTGCGGATGACCATGCTGCAGCAGGTCGCCACCGACGAGATGCGCGGCCGATTGCAGGGTGTGTTCATCGTGGTTGTCGCAGGTGGGCCGCGAATCGGTGATGTTGCCCACGGTTTCGCGGCGGCCAGTCTGGGTACCGCTGTTGCCGCGGCGGGTGGCGGTGGGCTGGTAGTGATCGGTGTGGTGATCGCCGCCGTGGCATTCCCGGCATTCGTGCGATACCGGGTAGGCCGCGCACATGCGGAAATAGTGGCACGATGA
- the sepH gene encoding septation protein SepH — MRELRVIGVTPDSTHIVCIDTESGAKYRLPADDKLRAAARGDLARFGQIEIEMEATMRPRDIQARIRAGASVDQVTEESGMPASRVERFAYPVLLERARAAELAQKAHPVRPDGPAVETLIDVVTAAFTERGHNIEGAEWDAWKDEKGFWVAQLQWQNGRSEIAAHWRYQPDAHGGSVSPLDDPASDLIDPDFGRALRGLATILPAEPEAPAPQPEPAVEPRPTPPAATPARTTARQQSQPTLDEYYEQRAVAAGGAGTPAITAGASATPAAATTATPTAANPAPSTPAPAPATPADTAPPAPAASTKQAAEEPAKPANGKAPAKQARTKRGKAPMPSWEDVLLGVRSSGH; from the coding sequence GTGCGTGAACTTCGAGTGATCGGGGTGACGCCCGACTCCACGCACATCGTGTGTATCGACACCGAGTCCGGAGCGAAGTACCGGCTTCCCGCCGATGACAAGCTACGAGCCGCAGCACGCGGAGACCTTGCCCGATTCGGCCAGATCGAGATCGAAATGGAAGCAACTATGCGTCCTCGCGATATTCAGGCTCGTATCCGTGCAGGCGCCTCTGTCGACCAGGTCACCGAAGAATCCGGCATGCCGGCCAGCCGCGTCGAGCGGTTCGCCTACCCGGTGTTGCTGGAACGTGCCCGTGCGGCCGAACTCGCGCAGAAGGCGCATCCCGTTCGCCCCGACGGCCCCGCCGTGGAAACCCTCATCGATGTCGTCACCGCAGCCTTCACCGAGCGGGGCCACAACATCGAGGGCGCGGAATGGGATGCCTGGAAGGACGAGAAGGGCTTCTGGGTCGCCCAATTGCAGTGGCAGAACGGGCGTTCCGAAATCGCCGCGCACTGGCGCTACCAGCCGGACGCGCACGGTGGTTCGGTGTCGCCGCTCGACGACCCGGCTTCCGATCTGATCGATCCCGACTTCGGCCGCGCGCTACGCGGCCTGGCGACCATCCTGCCCGCCGAGCCCGAGGCGCCCGCGCCGCAGCCGGAGCCCGCGGTCGAGCCACGGCCGACGCCCCCCGCGGCCACGCCCGCGCGCACCACCGCACGGCAGCAGAGCCAGCCGACGCTGGACGAGTACTACGAACAGCGTGCCGTCGCGGCCGGTGGTGCGGGCACACCCGCCATCACCGCGGGCGCGAGCGCTACCCCTGCTGCCGCGACTACCGCCACGCCCACCGCGGCGAATCCGGCACCGAGCACGCCCGCACCGGCCCCCGCCACTCCCGCGGACACCGCCCCGCCCGCGCCCGCCGCGTCGACGAAGCAGGCCGCCGAGGAACCCGCCAAGCCCGCCAACGGCAAGGCGCCCGCCAAGCAGGCCCGCACCAAGCGCGGCAAGGCGCCCATGCCGTCCTGGGAGGACGTCCTGCTCGGGGTGCGCAGCTCAGGCCACTGA
- the serC gene encoding phosphoserine transaminase — MTTAFPTIPDDLKPADGRFGCGPSKVRPEQLQSLVNVGASVFGTSHRQKPVKDVVARVRSGLRELFGLPDGYEVVLGNGGTTAFWDAAAFGLIRERSLHLTNGEFSSKFAAVAKGNPFIGDPIVIKAEPGSAPEPVSDPSVDLIGWAHNETSTGVAIPVQRPAGSENALIAIDATSGAGGLPVNITDADVYYFAPQKCFAADGGLWVALMSPAALARVEEIKGSGRWTPEFLSLPIAIDNSTKDQTYNTPALATLLLFADQIEWLNGNGGLDWAVKRTLDSSSRLYNWAESSEYATPYVTDPAHRSQVVGTIDFADTVDAAAVAKILRANGIVDTEPYRKLGRNQLRVGMFPAIDPEDVTQLTRSIDWVVQNLG, encoded by the coding sequence ATGACCACTGCGTTCCCGACGATTCCCGACGACCTCAAGCCCGCCGACGGACGGTTCGGCTGTGGCCCCTCCAAGGTACGACCGGAGCAGTTGCAGTCTCTGGTGAATGTCGGCGCCTCGGTGTTCGGAACAAGTCATCGGCAGAAGCCGGTGAAAGATGTGGTCGCGCGGGTGCGTTCGGGCCTACGCGAACTGTTCGGGCTGCCCGACGGTTACGAGGTGGTACTCGGCAACGGCGGGACGACAGCGTTCTGGGACGCCGCCGCGTTCGGTCTGATCCGCGAGCGTTCGCTGCACCTGACCAACGGTGAGTTCAGCTCGAAGTTCGCCGCGGTGGCCAAGGGCAACCCGTTCATCGGCGACCCGATCGTCATCAAGGCCGAGCCGGGCAGCGCGCCGGAGCCGGTGTCGGATCCGTCGGTCGACCTGATCGGCTGGGCACACAACGAAACCTCCACCGGTGTCGCCATTCCGGTGCAGCGCCCGGCGGGTTCGGAAAACGCGCTGATCGCCATCGACGCCACCTCGGGCGCGGGCGGGCTGCCGGTGAACATCACCGACGCCGACGTCTACTACTTCGCCCCGCAGAAGTGCTTCGCCGCCGACGGTGGCCTGTGGGTCGCGCTGATGAGCCCGGCCGCGCTGGCCCGGGTCGAGGAGATCAAGGGCTCGGGCCGGTGGACCCCGGAGTTCCTGTCGCTGCCGATCGCGATCGACAACAGCACCAAGGACCAGACCTACAACACCCCCGCGCTGGCCACCCTGCTGCTGTTCGCCGACCAGATCGAATGGCTCAACGGCAACGGCGGCCTGGACTGGGCGGTCAAGCGCACCCTGGATTCGTCCTCGCGCCTGTACAACTGGGCCGAGTCCAGCGAATACGCCACCCCCTACGTCACCGACCCCGCGCACCGCTCCCAGGTAGTCGGCACCATCGACTTCGCCGACACGGTGGACGCCGCCGCCGTCGCGAAGATCCTGCGCGCCAACGGCATCGTCGACACCGAGCCCTACCGCAAACTGGGCCGCAACCAACTCCGCGTCGGCATGTTCCCCGCCATCGACCCGGAGGACGTCACCCAGCTCACCCGCAGCATCGACTGGGTGGTCCAGAACCTGGGCTGA